From Camelina sativa cultivar DH55 chromosome 5, Cs, whole genome shotgun sequence:
ACTGATGTGGATGAAGCAGATGGCCGCTGATTATggtattgtttctgattctattttaattcattgtgataatcAGAGTGCTATGCATGTTTGGTAGGCATCAAAAGGACTAAAGGCATGACAGTGTGAAAGTCTAGCCATCATTGGCGACTGATGATCTTTGACAATCCAAGAGGTTGTGGTAGTATCTAAGATGTGTACCAATACAAGCAAGTGACATGATCTCACAAGGAGAAGGGTTTCAGGTATGTTTCGTGtgtttacaattaaaaaatcatgGTCTGATCTCTTTCTGGGTCCCTCAACAACTCTCCTTGAGGTATACACAGGATCTTGATGTTGAGTTGCATAACTTTCATGTTTGCGTTTTCCTTGCTTAGAAAGGGTTGTGTTGCACTAAACTGTTAATTGAGTGTCTACAGTACCAGGAAGTGCTGATCTGTGTTGGGATGATGGTCCTTCCAGCCGTGTGACGAGATCTCTGTGTTGATTCTTGCTCTGCAAGCAGGTAAGTGGCTCTCATAACTCAGTACCCATGTCAGTTTTTGACTTAGTTAATCACTCAAGCTGGGGGAGAGTGTCTGTTGCTTGGTATAACCTAATGATAGGGAGATCTTTGTTTATGGGGGAGACTTAATGAATTAATCTGACTGTCTGGTCTAGTTGTTGTTTGTGCTGTTCCTTGTTGGTGTTTGTTGAGATGTCGTTTCAGGTTGAACTAGGGAGATGCTTGAGTGTCGaactcagtcaaaaagggggagattgtaagTGCAGATTATGCAACAACTCGCTGAgaggaacaagtcgttgtgTTGAGCTGAGTATTGTGTCATCAGGGAGCTGCTTCAGATCACAGAAGGCCGGGTTGCTAACGTAGTTGCGTGTGCTGACTTGGCAAGTCTGGGCAAGATGTTATGAGAAGATAAAGCATAATCGAGGGAGAGAATATCTGGAGAATATCATGTGCGATGAATAAAGAAAGTGGATTGTGGCAAACAAGATATTGCCTTACTTAAAGATTCGAATATCTTTTTAGGGGTTAAGGGATGGTCGAATATAAAAAAGATCGAGGGGGTGAGataggttttttcttttgaacacTTGAGAAAACCTTTGCGTAAGATTGTAACTTCAAGGCTAACAAAATAAAGCTAAGAAGGTGAGTGTTGTTCTCTTAGATCTatactggtgagagtttagatagagaAGAGAGGTGTGCTTAATCTTATTCTTGTAAACCggttaaaaagttttataagaataaatattaataacgTTTGCTTGGCGTTTTTTGAACAGGAAATTGTGGTGTTGTTCCTCTATAGCTTTACATTCTTGACACGAGAGAGATATTAGAAATTTACAAGAAAGTAGGAAAGATATATCAATATGTCACCATCCGATTTTTTAGCATCTCGAGTCAAAATCCTTATCTGACCATCCTATATGTTTGActttatttatgatattttggttatttccgaTTTAACCaatcttataaattaaaagCCATGagttataatttatagataacTTTGGAATAATTTTCGAATTTCTCTCAAAATGTTAACACACAactacaatataatatatattattaactgCATcgattaattaagttttttactaaaaacataCTATAATTAACTTGTAAATTGATTTTAATGTTAAGttgataataaaaatttatacataaataaattcatTAGTCTCAGATTTATGTTGTATTCTTATCACATgatcaaatttataaaactagcttcaatatatatatatatatattctatgtAAGCAAAAATAGAATCCAATCCATGAAGTTTGTAACTAAaatgattttaagaataaagaaggttcttattcttcatatacacaaattttttattctcaatttttataatttatattatatatctatcagcaattattagatttttattcGAATACTAGTTGTAAGAAAAATTACTTCTAATTCCAAAAACTAGATTTtagtctatttttttcttttctatataaacagaaatgcaaaaaaaaaaaaaaaaaaaaaaaaaaaaaaaaaaaaaaaaNCAAGAAGATATAACTAAAAATGATGCTCATCATCATATGGAACTGTTTAAcgataataaacaaaaagttttaattGTGTTCTTACAAATAATACGACCGATTGCAAAGACTAGTTGTCAAAAAAGACAAGAGGTATAGACTTCCACCagttacaaactaaatataaaatattattattacgtTTTAAGGACGCAAGTACCAAATCAGAATACTActacatacattattatatgtAAACTAAAATAATGGCTCATACTTGTCAACAAAAGACGATGAGTTCCTCCTATAAATTACAAGGAGAGGATGAGTTGGAAATCACAGATCAAACATTTTCCTACATGAGTAATATTCAAGAAATGGAAATGATGTTGATGATCTCTTTGTGCTTAACGACCCTCTTAACCCTTCTATTGCTTAGAAAATTCCTCAAACGAACCGCAACCAAAGTGAACCGACCACCATCTCCATGGCGACTACCGTTGATTGGAAACCTCCACCAGCTCAGCCTCCACCCTCACCGTGCCCTCAAATCCCTCAGCCTCCGGTATGGACCACTCATGCTCCTTCATTTTGGTCGTGCCCCCATACTCGTAGTCTCCTCCAGCGAAGCAGCCCAGGAGATATTGAAAACACACGATCTTAAGTTTGCCAACCGACCTAAGTCAAAAGCCGTTAATGGGCTTTTTAACGGTGGTCGTGATGTGGTGTTTGGTCCCTATGGAGAATATTGGAGACAGATGAAGGTACTTCACTAATCACTACTACTCCTTTTGAATtcctctttatatttttttattctacaagTTGCACGCCACTCATGTACTAACTTTTATTTAGTACTAtagattatttatatttttaaaatatatattatttaattgaCTAATGATGGTTTTGAATCTTGTTTGGGATGAAGAGTGTATGCATTCTGAATCTGCTCACCAACAAAATGGTTGCGTCATTTGAGACGGTACGAGAAGAGGAGTTAAAGGATATgttgaagaagctagagaaaGCAAGtgcgtcttcttcatcagaaaaTCTGAGCGAAATCTTTATTGCTGTAACAAGCGATGTTACAAGTAGAGTTGCCTTGGGAAGGAAACATAGCGCGGACGAAACTGCAAGGGCTCTCAAAAAGCGAGTGAGGCAGATCATGGAGCTTTTAGGCGAGTTCCCGATCGGGGACTATATCCCGGAATTGGCATGGATAGATAGGATCAACGGTTTCAATAATAGAATCAAGGAAGTGAGTCAAGGTTTTAGCGATCTTATGGACAAAGTGATACAAGAACATGTAGAGGCAGGTAATCATAAAGAGGATTTCGTCGATATACTCTTATCAATCGAAAGCGAGAAGAGTATTGGATTAAAAGCTCAAAGAGACGACATCAAATTTATGATCTTGGTAGGTCATTTATTAACAACTATAGCgtcacatttttatatattttgggtaTTGACAAGTAACTTTTCATTACATTATATCAGGATATGTTTATCGGAGGGACGTCAACAAGTTCAACTCTACTAGAATGGATAATGACGGAGCTGATCAGAAATCCAGAGTGTATGAAGAAACTCCAAGACGAGATTCGGTCAACCATGACGCCAAATACTACATACGTGAAANAGTCATTTAATTATAATCCAATTCATTAACAACTATATCCATTGtcacatgtttatatatattgagtAATGACAATTAGTAATTTTTCATTACATCATATCAGGATATGTTTATAGGAGGGACGTCAACAAGTTCAACTCTACTTGAATGGATAATGACGGAGCTGATCAGAAATCCAGAGTGTATGAAGAAACTTCAAGACGAGATTCGGTCAACCATGACGCCAAATACTACATACGTGAAGGAAAAAGAAGTTGCGCATATGAAATACCTAAACGCCGTGGTTAAAGAGGTGCTCAGGGTTCATCCTCCTCTGCCTCTGATACTTCCAAGACTATTAAGTGAAGATGTCAAAGTGAAGGGATATGACATTGCCGCAGGGACAGAGGTACACTAATTTCTATCCAATCAACTTGTTATttgaaaagtaaatattttcttaacctAGCAGTCAAACTTATATACAAATCTTCAAACTTGTTCACATTTAACTTAACAAACACGTCTTAGtcaactgaaaataaaaaacatgtttGGCGTCTAGGTGATCATCAATGCTTGGGCAATCCAAAGAGACACTGCGGTATGGGGACCGGATGCCGAAGAATTTAAACCAGAGAGACACTTAAATTCAGATTTGGATTATCATGGAAAAGACTTGAACTTCATTCCATTC
This genomic window contains:
- the LOC104786560 gene encoding cytochrome P450 71A12 — its product is MAHTCQQKTMSSSYKLQGEDELEITDQTFSYMSNIQEMEMMLMISLCLTTLLTLLLLRKFLKRTATKVNRPPSPWRLPLIGNLHQLSLHPHRALKSLSLRYGPLMLLHFGRAPILVVSSSEAAQEILKTHDLKFANRPKSKAVNGLFNGGRDVVFGPYGEYWRQMKSVCILNLLTNKMVASFETVREEELKDMLKKLEKASASSSSENLSEIFIAVTSDVTSRVALGRKHSADETARALKKRVRQIMELLGEFPIGDYIPELAWIDRINGFNNRIKEVSQGFSDLMDKVIQEHVEAGNHKEDFVDILLSIESEKSIGLKAQRDDIKFMILDMFIGGTSTSSTLLEWIMTELIRNPECMKKLQDEIRSTMTPNTTYVKEKEVAHMKYLNAVVKEVLRVHPPLPLILPRLLSEDVKVKGYDIAAGTEVIINAWAIQRDTAVWGPDAEEFKPERHLNSDLDYHGKDLNFIPFGSGRRICPGIGLALGLVEVTVANLVGRFDWKVEAGPNGDQPDLAESHGLDICRKFPLIAFPSSVM